In a genomic window of Muntiacus reevesi chromosome 1, mMunRee1.1, whole genome shotgun sequence:
- the PIANP gene encoding PILR alpha-associated neural protein: MESRMRPALLLSHLLSLWPLLLLPLPPPAQGSSSSPRTPPAPARPPCARGGPSAPRHVCVWERAPPPSRSPRVLRSRRQVLPGTAPPATPSGFEEGPPSSQYPWAIVWGPTVSREDGGDPNSANPGFLPLDYGFAAPHGLATPHPNSDSMRADGDGLILGEAPATLRPFLFGGRGEGVDPQLYVTITISIIIVLVATGIIFKFCWDRSQKRRRPSGQQGALRQEESQQPLTDLSPAGVTVLGAFGDSPTPTPDHEEPRGGPRPGMPQPKGAPAFQLNRIPLVNL; the protein is encoded by the exons ATGGAGTCCAGGATGCG GCCTGCATTGCTGCTGtcccatctcctctctctctggccACTGCTGTTGCTGCCCCTCCCACCGCCTGCTCAaggttcctcctcctcccctcgaACCCCACCAGCCCCAGCCCGGCCCCCCTGTGCCCGGGGAGGCCCCTCAGCCCCACGccacgtgtgtgtgtgggagCGGGCACCTCCACCAAGCCGATCCCCTCGGGTCCTGAGATCACGTCGGCAAGTCCTGCCGGGCACCGCACCCCCAGCCACCCCATCAGGCTTTGAGGAGGGTCCACCCTCATCCCAGTACCCCTGGGCTATTGTGTGGGGCCCTACGGTGTCTCGAGAGGATGGGGGGGACCCCAACTCTGCCAATCCTGGATTTCTGCCCCTGGACTATGGTTTTGCAGCCCCCCATGGGCTGGCTACCCCACACCCCAACTCAGACTCCATGAGGGCTGATGGAGATGGGCTCATCCTTGGAGAAGCACCTGCCACGCTGAGGCCCTTCCTGTTCGGGGGCCGTGGTGAAG GTGTGGACCCTCAGCTCTATGTCACAATTACCATCTCCATCATCATTGTCCTCGTGGCCACAGGCATCATCTTCAAGTTCTG CTGGGACCGCAGTCAGAAACGGCGCAGGCCCTCGGGGCAGCAAGGGGCCCTGAGGCAAGAGGAGAGCCAGCAGCCCCTGACTGACCTGTCCCCAGCCGGGGTCACCGTGCTGGGGGCCTTCGGAGATTCGCCCACTCCCACTCCTGACCACGAGGAACCCCGAGGGGGACCCCGGCCCGGGATGCCCCAGCCCAAGGGGGCACCAGCCTTCCAGCTGAACCG GATTCCCCTGGTGAATCTGTGA